One Larus michahellis chromosome 11, bLarMic1.1, whole genome shotgun sequence genomic region harbors:
- the GLRA1 gene encoding glycine receptor subunit alpha-1 has translation MLDSIWKPDLFFANEKGAHFHEITTDNKLLRISRNGNVLYSIRITLTLACPMDLKNFPMDVQTCIMQLESFGYTMNDLIFEWQEKGAVQVADGLTLPQFILKEEKDLRYCTKHYNTGKFTCIEARFHLERQMGYYLIQMYIPSLLIVILSWISFWINMDAAPARVGLGITTVLTMTTQSSGSRASLPKVSYVKAIDIWMAVCLLFVFSALLEYAAVNFVSRQHKELLRFRRKRRHHKEDEAGEGRFNFTAYGMGPACLQAKDGISVKGANNNNTANPVPPPSRSPEEMRKLFIQRAKKIDKISRIGFPMAFLIFNIFYWIIYKIVRREDVHNQ, from the exons ATGCTGGACTCCATCTGGAAGCCTGACTTGTTCTTCGCTAATGAGAAAGGGGCCCATTTCCATGAAATCACCACAGACAACAAGCTTCTGAGGATCTCCAGAAACGGCAATGTCCTCTACAGCATCAG GATCACGCTGACTCTGGCCTGCCCCATGGACCTGAAGAACTTCCCCATGGACGTACAGACGTGCATCATGCAGTTGGAAAGCT TTGGCTACACGATGAATGATCTCATATTTGAGTGGCAAGAAAAAGGAGCCGTGCAAGTTGCTGATGGGCTGACATTGCCTCAGTTTAtcctcaaagaagaaaaagatttgagATACTGCACAAAGCACTACAACACAG GCAAGTTCACCTGTATAGAAGCTCGTTTCCACCTGGAGCGGCAGATGGGCTATTACTTGATCCAGATGTACATCCCCAGCCTCCTTATTGTCATTCTGTCCTGGATCTCCTTCTGGATCAATATGGATGCTGCACCTGCTCGTGTTGGCCTGGGGATCACCACAGTGCTCACCATGACCACGCAGAGTTCTGGTTCCAGAGCATCACTGCCCAAG GTGTCCTATGTGAAGGCCATAGACATTTGGATGGCTGTGTGCTTGCTGTTTGTGTTCTCCGCACTTCTGGAGTACGCTGCCGTCAACTTTGTGTCTCGGCAGCACAAAGAGCTGCTCAGGttcagaaggaagagaaggcaCCATAAG GAGGACGAAGCTGGTGAAGGCAGGTTCAACTTCACTGCCTACGGGATGGGACCAGCTTGCCTACAAGCCAAGGACGGCATCTCCGTCAAGGGcgccaacaacaacaacacagcCAACCCGGTCCCCCCGCCGTCCCGCTCCCCCGAGGAGATGCGAAAGCTCTTCATTCAGCGAGCCAAGAAGATCGACAAGATCTCCCGCATCGGCTTCCCTATGGCCTTCCTCATCTTCAACATTTTCTACTGGATCATCTACAAGATCGTCCGCAGAGAGGACGTGCACAACCAgtga